The window CTTATTCCCAGTATCTCTCACCAACACCCCTTATAGTATCTTGTACTGACGATAGCAGCCCGGCACTGACTCTTGACCCACGGGACATGTCCTTGTAGCCCATTCTCTACCTAACCACAAGACATGCCCGACCCACCTCTATCTCCAACGCCTCGACGCTGGCACTCTTCGTCCGATTCCCCACATCCCGACTTTGCATCTTTACTGTCGACATTCGAGACCACATCGATACCTGACGAGTCCAAGAGTTTAACGCCAGTTTGGACTACTCCTAAGACCGCAAGCTCGAAACTTTCACTTAGCAATGGAAAAGAGGAGGGAACTGTAGAGGGTGAGTACACGACCGCCTCCGAACATGCAGAAGTGGAATCAGATATGCCAGATATAAGAACAATATCACCTTCTCCGCAAAAATCTCTCGATTCGAAGAGGCTCCTCAGGCCTCTTAGTCCCCTGCTTCCACCTAGTCGGACTCAGATTCTTGATGACAACGCGTCTGCCATAGGGGGTAAAGCTTCGAAGGCCCACGCGGCTGAATTCAACTCTCGTGAGTCTTGCCTCCAGGACAAAGACCCTGCGACTCATAATTTTGGTAGTGCAGTCGGGACTCCGTGACGTACCATATAGTTCTTCGACTTTCAACAGTTCAGCCACCCATACCGAGCCTATCCCCCCTGAGAATACCGGACAATCCACTGCGACAATGGACGCTGCTTATGACGGTGTTCTCGCCCAGCTTGATGCCCTGACCAAAGCCAATGCAGCTTCTGCGCCCCAGTCCGCCTCCTCTACCTCTCACACGAAAGGTATCTCTAATCTTTATCACCCCGTCCCTCTTCGTCAACCGATGCTTGGCGTGAGCTCAGCCATGCCCCAGCCAAAGACAGGACTGTTTACTGGAGAAGTTTCGCGTTTGTCAACCCTAAGTGAGAGGACAGAGCGGAGTTCAAACTCATCAGATAATCGGCTCAGTCCCCTGGCCCCCCCTTCATATCGCAGCCATACGCGCTCCGAGTCTGCAGCCGCGATTGCAAACAAATATCCTCTTCCGTCTAGCCCGGCCAAGAAGGCGCCTTCTTTTGAGACGCTGCAAGCGACACCAAAGAAAGCCAGCGATCTTATCAGGATGTTCGAATCTAAATCCACACCAACAAAGGGGGAACTGCCGCCGATACCTCAACCGCAATTCGCGCTCTCTCCCTCCTGCATTCTTCCAGAGAGAACTCTCCCAGCTCCGCCTCTACCTCCCAAGCCCGATATAGCGTCCGTCGCTATTCGGGCGGAACGACCAGTTGGGGCCAACCCTCAAGCATATACATCTGCGCCAATTCATCCACCCGAAGTTCCATTACCGCTTTCGCAAGTGCGGACTATGATAGCCTCTTGGCGCACTCGCTCAGGATCGCCATCTCCAGAAACTGGAATTATCAAAGAAGGGAGCATCCGTCTTCTTAGGAGCTGTGATAAGGGCTGGAATGTCAGCATTAGGAGAAGAAATAAAAACgagcaacagcagcagcttgGTGGGCAGCAAATGCCAGAAGATCTCGCTGATATAGATATGAATGAGCAAATGACTGGCCCACATGATAAGGTGAAGCCTCAGACCGATACTGATGGGAACCATAGAGATGACGATCAATCACCCACCACGTCGCGCTCTTTCAGATCAAACTGTAAAGTGCCTTTAGAACCCAAACAGTTCACAGGAGAGGTATGTCGTACTTTTGAAGCGAACTAGGCAAACTCCCGCTGACTTCTACACATAGCCTCTTCGGACAGGGACCTTGTATTATCTTAATGTTCACGACGAAGGCAGGCGACCTAATTATGAATGGGTCAGAGCGGACGGACGCTTATATAGCGAGGGGTTGCAGTTAACTTGGATAAGTCCGAAAGGAAGGGCAACCGTCACGCTGGACTTGGAATTTTGCGATGGTAGGTTGTTATATCCCCAGgataaaaataaaaatgCTCACGGGCCTATAGAGGTGGCTTCGACCTATAGCCTGAACAATCCCATGGCTGGGGATGACATCGGTACTTTGGCCGCCAAAAGGCAAGGTGCCCTGGCCGACAACCTTTATCCATTCAAACTTGTGGGTCATATAGTGATGTATCACATTCAGACATTGACGAAAAGAGGTGATAGGTCTACGATGACGGTGTTGAAAGGCTTGCTTGTGATACGGCCCGAGATCGGGTACGATGGGTAAATGCTATTTGGACTGTTCTTGAACAGACTCGAGCGCCCATCGCCAATCGATCCATGTCACTTAGGGCGAACCGCTCGTCATCTGATCACGACAGTGATGGGGATGGATCCGCCTCTACCCAGTTTAGTGCAGAGGACTATCAACCTCATCCTTCCCCCCTTGGAAACCTTAATCCTCCGCTGTATACGACCGATGACGCCGTTATCGAAACCTCTGGAGGTCTTCATGCCCCTATCGTACGAAAAGATAGCAGGAAGCTGGCCGCTCAAGGATTGGAAAAAGTGAGAAGTCTAAGGAGAGTTGCTAGTGAGGCAGATCTCAAAGAGTGCGCCAGCGATTTATCCTCAGCTGAACGCCCGCCCGCTATTACGACCTATCACAATGAGATGCCCTTATCCACATACAGTGTTCTGCCTACTACTTCTCAAGGTTTCGTCCCTCAATTAGCCATGACCGGTGCTTTACCTAGTGAGAGGACGTCTTGGACTGCCCAGCCTCCTCAAACTACGGTGGAGAATATCGATGGTCATGGGACAAATTCTGTGACGACGATACAGTCATACAGGGATGCCGGGGGGGTTCTAAAGCATGAAAGCGTGGTTGACCCACCGTACATCGCCCCTATCGACAAACAatcctcatcatcgatGCAGACGTCCAAATTTGATTCTGTTCACTCTATTTTTAAAACCTCAAAAACCACCGGCTCCTCTTATCAAACAGCACATTCGCTACCATCTCGAGATTCTCACTATTCAACGGCCCTGGCCGGCTCGGCGAGCTCTAATTCTGCTAGCGAAAATATGACAAATGCGCCGCTCAGCCCACAGAGATATCAACTTCGTGATGCACCTGTCCCATCATTCCAAGGAGTGTCCCCGAGGGCCTCTAATAATGTTTCTCAAGGACATACGCCAAGCGTGAACATTGGTCTGCAGACTCCCTTCGTGCCTGTTGAATCGTCCTCTGCATACGGCAGCGCAGACACAAGAGATCACTCCTCTAGCACTTTGTCTCGCCCGCCTGCTACTGACTACACGACTGCGACGAGCAATGTCCTTTCTACACCATCAGCTGCAGCCGCATCGGCCTCCCCTTCACGAACCCTTCGGTCATCTGAATGGGCTAGCGCCTTCCCTTACCCAGTTTCTCACCACGCTTTCTCTGAAAAGGCCGTTTCACGTGATACGGATCGTCTTAGTTCACGTCGGGGATCGCGTACATGGACACATGCAAGCCATCCTGATTCAGACGACGATATGCTTGCCGATCTGGAGAGGCGTTCGTCCACAGGCAGTTCAGTCTCGAAACCAAAAGTGAAAAGTTACTACGCGACCGCCGCTTCTGCGCCATCGAAGACAGAATGGACAGCCAATACTTATAATGATGGGAAGATCTCATCGGGGAAAAACCCTTTGGGAAACACAGTTGACAATACATCCTATGACACTGCATTTGAGAGCGCTTACACATCTGCCCCTTCATGGCAAGCTCAAAGCACCTACATAGCCACTGCACTTGGAGCCACGTGAGTCACTTATCTTTTTTCTACTTTGTCGTCTTTCTAATCTATGGTGCCTCTTATTGAAGTGCGTACCATACGGGTATCAACTCTAATATTGCCTCAAGCCATACATTTACTGGCAGACCTGCAGCTCCAGTGCCCGCAGTTAAGTCTGCCCAACCTATCAGTATATCAACAGCGTCTGCAGTCCCCGCCGAAAGGATCTCAGCTCCTACTGTACAGCAAAcatctcctccctctctATCTATTCCTGGATCAGATCCGACTTCATCATCATGGAGCACCACAGAATCAAGTACTACAGTCAAGGATTTTCAGAATACAGATGTAAACAGGCTATTAGTATGTGACTAAGGCTCAAAAAGTTTACACCGCGTATTGCTGATTTACTGTGTGACAGAATTTCTTACAGGGACAAGAGCTGGCCAAGCAAGGACAGACAACAAGAATTGGGAATCAGTTGGACAGGATCGAGCGAAAAGTCTACCAAATCGCCGAAAATCAATCCGCTCTGGCTTCTCGTGatcctccccctcctccccctccttCGAAGGACAGCGACGATGAGAGTACACCTCCGTCTTCTCCTAccttgtcctcttcctcttcttcctctacGGAAACGGCGCGTCCTGTCacccctcctcctctcaTCGTACCAGAAGTGATTAATCAACAATTCGACGATTTGCGAAATCTGCTTGGGACTCTCATCGGAAGACAAGAGGATCTTCTTGGCCGTCAAGATATGCTGGCGCGGGAGCTTGAGAGAAAAAGACGCTTCGATGTCCAGCTACCTGATCGCGGGCCTGGCCTGGCTCGTTTAGAAGATTTACTTGAACGGGTGCTCAATCGCGTGGGTGATAGTGATTTCGCCGACGAATACAGGCCAACTGTTCAAAATAATAAGGACTATTTGGCTAGCCACTTTGCAACTCCTAAGACAGAGGGCACGATCGAAGGTTCGATGTACGGTGGTGGAGAAAGCGTGTACTCGAGCGAGTTTGATGGCCGAGGTCGACGAGCCCCCGTGAATAGTATGAGTTCCGGATACAAACGCCGTCGTTTGGGACCTTCGGAACGCGCACCTGAATCGCTCATTGAAAGTGAAATTCCTTCCCCAGACTTTGATGATAATTTTGCCCTCTCTGGTCTTCCGCCTGATACTCCCCCTCAAGAGTTTATCTCTCGTCAACCTCAAGGAAGACCTAAATTGTTCACAAAACCTTTACGACAGCACTCTCAACCTGTTCCCCAACATGTTCCTCAGCATTCTACGGCTCAGGAATACCACGGACCGGAGTATAATGAAGAAGAATATGAGCCTGACGCAGAACAACCCGTCACTGAATATGTGCCATTGGTCCAACCAGATCCGGAGCCTACGCCCTATCCTGCTGAAGAAACAACAGTACAGCAGTCGCCCATCCACCCTTCTGTTCCTTTACGTACAGAAAAGGACTATCATGATGATTACCGACCTTATCAAGATGAAACCTACACTCGGGGACCAGCACGCCAagctcctcctcctcaacaGCTGAATCTTCCCACGCCGGTGAATTCCTCCCGCAATATGCCGCCGTATCATGCCAGGCCTGGACCCTCCATGCGCCCACCGTTTCCTCCTGGTTTTAGTATGCCACTTCCAGGAC is drawn from Cryptococcus gattii WM276 chromosome A, complete sequence and contains these coding sequences:
- a CDS encoding Proteophosphoglycan ppg1, putative (Similar to TIGR gene model, INSD accession AAW41152.1) — encoded protein: MPDPPLSPTPRRWHSSSDSPHPDFASLLSTFETTSIPDESKSLTPVWTTPKTASSKLSLSNGKEEGTVEGEYTTASEHAEVESDMPDIRTISPSPQKSLDSKRLLRPLSPLLPPSRTQILDDNASAIGGKASKAHAAEFNSLQSGLRDVPYSSSTFNSSATHTEPIPPENTGQSTATMDAAYDGVLAQLDALTKANAASAPQSASSTSHTKGISNLYHPVPLRQPMLGVSSAMPQPKTGLFTGEVSRLSTLSERTERSSNSSDNRLSPLAPPSYRSHTRSESAAAIANKYPLPSSPAKKAPSFETLQATPKKASDLIRMFESKSTPTKGELPPIPQPQFALSPSCILPERTLPAPPLPPKPDIASVAIRAERPVGANPQAYTSAPIHPPEVPLPLSQVRTMIASWRTRSGSPSPETGIIKEGSIRLLRSCDKGWNVSIRRRNKNEQQQQLGGQQMPEDLADIDMNEQMTGPHDKVKPQTDTDGNHRDDDQSPTTSRSFRSNCKVPLEPKQFTGEPLRTGTLYYLNVHDEGRRPNYEWVRADGRLYSEGLQLTWISPKGRATVTLDLEFCDGRLLYPQDKNKNAHGPIEVASTYSLNNPMAGDDIGTLAAKRQGALADNLYPFKLVYDDGVERLACDTARDRVRWVNAIWTVLEQTRAPIANRSMSLRANRSSSDHDSDGDGSASTQFSAEDYQPHPSPLGNLNPPLYTTDDAVIETSGGLHAPIVRKDSRKLAAQGLEKVRSLRRVASEADLKECASDLSSAERPPAITTYHNEMPLSTYSVLPTTSQGFVPQLAMTGALPSERTSWTAQPPQTTVENIDGHGTNSVTTIQSYRDAGGVLKHESVVDPPYIAPIDKQSSSSMQTSKFDSVHSIFKTSKTTGSSYQTAHSLPSRDSHYSTALAGSASSNSASENMTNAPLSPQRYQLRDAPVPSFQGVSPRASNNVSQGHTPSVNIGLQTPFVPVESSSAYGSADTRDHSSSTLSRPPATDYTTATSNVLSTPSAAAASASPSRTLRSSEWASAFPYPVSHHAFSEKAVSRDTDRLSSRRGSRTWTHASHPDSDDDMLADLERRSSTGSSVSKPKVKSYYATAASAPSKTEWTANTYNDGKISSGKNPLGNTVDNTSYDTAFESAYTSAPSWQAQSTYIATALGATAYHTGINSNIASSHTFTGRPAAPVPAVKSAQPISISTASAVPAERISAPTVQQTSPPSLSIPGSDPTSSSWSTTESSTTVKDFQNTDVNRLLNFLQGQELAKQGQTTRIGNQLDRIERKVYQIAENQSALASRDPPPPPPPSKDSDDESTPPSSPTLSSSSSSSTETARPVTPPPLIVPEVINQQFDDLRNLLGTLIGRQEDLLGRQDMLARELERKRRFDVQLPDRGPGLARLEDLLERVLNRVGDSDFADEYRPTVQNNKDYLASHFATPKTEGTIEGSMYGGGESVYSSEFDGRGRRAPVNSMSSGYKRRRLGPSERAPESLIESEIPSPDFDDNFALSGLPPDTPPQEFISRQPQGRPKLFTKPLRQHSQPVPQHVPQHSTAQEYHGPEYNEEEYEPDAEQPVTEYVPLVQPDPEPTPYPAEETTVQQSPIHPSVPLRTEKDYHDDYRPYQDETYTRGPARQAPPPQQLNLPTPVNSSRNMPPYHARPGPSMRPPFPPGFSMPLPGPGMTDMPRPNLPRIAGVRDPISTTYFRRGFPPGPMGPMGMFPGPMGIPGPGMGPFMPGLRPGLSGYGGSIGPNVNPSLRRLGLFPPGVTSTTGDYGLPAAAHYRNGTVPGGAPMGLPPPVNSGHTVTADTGLGNTTTESTVTTPSTLMEEIVTPAASLTHIPEPVHVSVTTSRTKPSHIASLQNPPTMAPSMAPNLSTSGADSDNGFTRALENTQTIAVTQGDQQNEMSRYLHGMSDQIADGTLTTQNRLADILGDIGALREQIKPKHVHAHVLPDGTVVLDNDDIVDGIRGVPAPTPPDLPPPPPPPPSATHVEGRILSDGTVMVGGNIVDGIKGAPSPSTPATPTAALEEEIAKEEVKNMEQDKKLAELQEKVEELIARTAPKETVIYEEEEILSIKAATSSPRVNPSSMETPAYNIMPTPFITSAAISTALRPSESISSDAVPATPVVPAVTRTQNLTGNGSHGRTVIREREIVREGPTGRQKEIIVEEQSRDSGEMPAGKVAGSPKDAAVADTAAHSAPHMTLAATTADDSMITSMPAGTAVSSLHDLTQPSTSAKGGVGGPAPILSAGMAGPRYAASHISTRINPRTGKPLTIPHALSAHSMSPIETEHNFRDQPSHLVREEHEEIISHPNVNGPPVVTHNTTRSYTQLPAGSMSSGDGFVGEPQSVEDGATYAPGHAHSLGRASSAIFADTARQGTGANTLSAFSENPLSMAVHTEGHYSNHENTIAQRPAIPHQINMHEIDTVAPGPIPIDVRGKSGSHTSQTSPPMGNSPPSVGAPSDVSAGFRASSATGHVPSEVGMRTAPSSAAGNLPVVHTSNNVPSEKKHTNAWDTNHPRPGNPTKLSNLPEINTNAKDHSPSNGAHDSHIDLARAALMESDPSAPAANVDGSKKSGVHWDPRIPTKEVPVHPRRGLETSSGDYPPATNLANVPSGSNANSSDDNTATADKAHVSLGNAGASSTHAAQPGTDQMMGPMAHSSGNFRKPKSRESVRPSRDPKSADHIPTMADLAEEGRDLATHPAGQTVHVPPHPTSDPPNKLRNTVPSSTEGSLAHPQVIAHNVPGETALTSQVASRAPSVHPSVPQHDSSRASAHEPAVLEEVLLPDGRTAYIKSSTSTTADPNPDTLLFGHVAARRVVSPSDYVGSPSMPPPPPGARPPSTLKKPSSAISADGTELASASVTPKSLNDGATNRAPAESELGKGHCSVCCPHGARLPTGVPIEACAHQNGALGEAVPGTSSKLATPSGQRSQRSIGRLGRPPSIHRITTPEGSATGEEEDIPFEQEGILADGSTSSDPTITPNKLATKRKTPSLTPEEEAMEDVRKLAVKQKAAAEQAGSEKAEREAEAAEKEAKRQLADERHRQNMEALANLQKILDALSAEHREEKATEGEKSKEQEKRRGDKTVRDKKIIEALDKLVAERDEAKKKAAADDKKPGTQAILDALKTSGDGQAAFLRKLATEVMEQNSYQHRLTQQAAQASAREQVGFNLAGYLDDFSKALSGEVRVLLKEVGDLRESRRALYIDLMAILPYPVNPPKNQVKEEKNPPTQPIPPAGIPAWPGWAAPLPVAGGTRPLPQPGVINMGSGAVPAPPPPTGVSVRALTKDFFLLTSF